Part of the Carassius auratus strain Wakin chromosome 8, ASM336829v1, whole genome shotgun sequence genome is shown below.
AAACTTTTTGTcaaaatggttccataaagaacctttaaaatcTAAAGAGcatttgtggtgaaagaaggttccattttgtttaaagggtAAGAAAGAACCTTTGACTCagtggttctttgtggaaccaaaatggttcttctatggcatcactgtgaagaacAATTTAACcacctttattttttagagtgtagtgcAGAAACAACTTCAAAAATGTAAGAATATAATTTCACCATTGAAATTCATGTTACATTAAAGTTTTAAGTAACTCAATTCAATTCATCTCCAATATTAACCCATATTGGACCTGAGCTGAAGCTTACTTTAAGTTACCTTGGGGATCCAGATTGCATTTGTCTGttccaaataaatgctttgtATTCCTCAAAGGATCCTGAAGAAAACGAATCACAGTTTTCATAAAACTATTAAAcggtacaactgttttcaacagtaataataataataaatgtttttaagcaactcaacatattataattatttctgatgaATCATGTGAAACCAAAGACTGGAGCATGTTGGTGAAAAAAAAAccggctttgccatcacaggaatactttttaaaatatcttgctatttcacaataatacggttaaatgcagccttggtgagcataagaaacttactTCAAAAGCACTCAAAAGTTTATAGTTTGAACGTAtgtgtgtgtaatagaaatatatatatatatatatatatatacagtattgttcaaaataatagcagtacaatgtgactaaccagaataatcaaggtttttcgtatatttttttattgctacgtggcaaacaagttaccagtaggttcagtagattctcagaaaacaaatgagacccagcattcatgatatgcacgctcttaaggctgtgcaattgggcaattagttgaattagttgaaaggggtgtgttcaaaaaaatagcagtgtggcattcaatcactgaggtcatcaattttgtgaagaaacaggtgtgaatcaggtggcccctatttaaggatgaagccaacacttgttgaacatgtatttgaaagctgaggaaaatgggtcgttcaagacattgttcagaagaacagcgtactttgattaaaaagttgattagagaggggaaaacctataaagaggtgcaaaaaatgataggctgttcagctaaaatgatctccaatgccttaaaatggagagcaaaaccagagagacgtggaagaaaacggaagacaaccatcaaaatggatagaagaataaccagaatggcaaaggctcagccaatgatcacctccaggatgatcaaagacagtctggagttacctgtaagtactgtgacagttagaagacgtctgtgtgaagctaatctattttcaagaatcccccgcaaagtccctctgttaaaaaaaaggcatgtgcagaagaggttacaatttgccaaagaacacatcaactggcctaaagagaaatggaggaacattttgtggactgatgagagtaaaattgttctttttgggtccaagggccacaggcagtttgtgagacgacccccaaactctgaattcaagccacagtacacagtgaagacagtgaagcatggaggtgcaagcatcatgatatgggcatgtttctcctactatggtgttgggcctatttatcgcataccagggatcatggatcagtttgcatatgttaaaatacttgaagaggtcatgttgccctatgctgaagaggacatgcccttgaaatggttgtttcaacaagacaatgacccaaaacacactagtaaacgggcaaagtcttggttccaaaccaacaaaattaatgttatggagtggccagcccaatctccagaccttaatccaattgagaacttgtggggtgatatcaaaaatgctgtttctgaagcaaaaccaagaaatgtgaatgaattgtggaatgttgttaaagaatcatggagtggaataacagctgagaggtgccacaagttggttgactccatgccacacagatgtcaagcagttttaaaaaactgtggtcatacaactaaatatttgtttagtgattcacaggattgctaaatcccagaaaaaaaaaatgtttgtacaaaatagttttgagtttgtacagtcaaaggtagacactgctatttttttgaacacacccctttcaactaattgcccaattgcacagccttaagagcgtgcatatcatgaatgctgggtcttgtttgttttctgacaatctactgaacctactggtaacttgtttgccacgtagcaataaaaaatatactaaaaaccttgattattctggttagtcacattgttctgctattattttgaacaatactgtatatacatataaattatccTGCACTTACCACATGAACATCTCAGTCTTAACACGTGTTTACTGTCTCAGCAGCGTGCAGTAATGTATGTGTCTGTTCACATAGTAGGAAAATAAAAAGTAGTTAATGTCGTTGACGACAGCCATACCTAGAGACAAAGCTCAAGTTTATGAAGATTGCTGTAAAGTTCTACAGGACCTGTATGTAATTTGTAGACTAGACTCATATGTAGAATATTGTTCTGCTGTGCCACCACTGAACTATGGATGAACCTAGAATCTGCATTACAAAAACAGCAGCATATTACCAGGCTACATTTTTCACTCACtactcactgttttttttttttttgtctgtctctctctgtaacCTATTTGAAAAGAGAAGAGAGtaagaactctttttttttatgaagcagACCGGTCTGATTTGTCTCCATTAACAGACAAGACAGGTTCTTTGATACTTTAAAGTATATCTGGGACATGTCTAGCTGAGTGGGGAACAGATCTATAGTCTTTTTCCCATGACTTTAAATGCAACAGTAAGAGAACAGCACAAGCCTGTCCCGGTTGTGGCTATTTCAGTACTAACTTGGGAAAAAAACTGTGGCATAAGAAATGAGTCTTGAATGACTAAGAGGTTAGCAAacttaattcatttaaatgtctgatgaaGTTTTGTCCCTGTACTTTAAACCACATTAATTGTGGTTTGAGTACAAGCTCATTTTGGAAGAGAATTCAAAAGATAGTGTAATATATATAACACaacttacattttataatgtactaACAAATAAACCTGCTCCATttcataaatgctgttattttaaactttccaTTCATTAAAAAATCCAAACATATGTTTcatatttctacaaaaatatcaaGCTGTACAGAaatgataatcagaaatatttcttaagcagcaaatcagcatattacaatgatttgtgaaagatcatgtgacactgaagactaagtagactggagtaatgatgctgaaaattcagctctgccattacaagaataaagcacattttagaaaattgttatttaaaactaaacttatctatttaaaaattacatttcacaatatttccattaaaatatattttgatcaaattaacaaaaacattaacagtGAACTTTGAACAGGATTGTAAATGCATGATAAGAACACCCAATtgcatcataatatatatatatatatatatatatatatatatatatatatatatatatatatatatatatatatatatatatatatatatatatatatatatatatatatatatatttttttttttttttttttttttttttttttttttcaccacacttttaaaatgaaattacaattataattaaaatatattttaatatatacttgaTTGGGAGCTGAGGTGTCCTATAGTGGGCTCCAGACCCTCTGGTTGAGAACCGCTGTTTATAGCACCATTGCTGATACACAGTCCTTTAAATCTGGCCAGAATAACAGCCAATGAGACACAGACAATAAACTCCATGACAACACAGGCTTGAGCAATCATAATCTCAaatgttgaaaaaagaaaaaattatcagTATGTAAACATCATCAGCTTCATCATCAGGTCTTTTCCACAAATTTAGATGTGACATGAAGCCCTCTATACGACCTTTATGTCAACCAATCAGTCtgtttgcttagctcaataaaacCTAGTTGTGTGCCAAGGGTTaccatgttttataaatataggGCAGACTGGAGGCAATTGATATGTCATGGACTACTTGATATACTCTTgtcatcttttaaaaaataagaaacaaatataagtgcattatattttattaataagaataaaattaaatgaaaccattaactgaaaaataagtcGTATTAACCCACTGCATCTCAAATAAAGGCATACATCAAAGTAATCATTTTAATGCCCAATAATGTTGCTTAAGATTTAAGGCCTATGTTTCAAATTCTTTTAGATGTCAGGCATCACATGCATTCAAAAAGCAAAAGTCTATTTCTGTTTTTGCAGAAGACAACTGTTCTAGAGgtaactaaattacatttttttaaaaatataatatttcaatatattttattcaaatacataATCAACTGATGTGTCAAGAGCAGTCTTTAACCAAACTTTAATTAAATGTACATGATATTAACAGAATAAGACAACCAAGCCTATATTAATATTGTTGTGCATGTTagccacatttttttataaaaaataacctAGAGATAAAATAAGTTTACAGTCACCTGAACTTTGGACGGCAGACGAAAAATACTGTATAtccaaaaaagttaatttcacaCCTCAAACTGATCAGCGTATGACGTCAAAGTACCGCCAGAGCGACTGGAGAACAGACGACTCTTTTGCTTCTAAATTGCTCTCGCGATACTTTGATGTCATATGCCGAAGTGGTCTGCACAGCGCCAAAGCATCTGGAGCAAGCTTGTTGTGTACCCTTTTCACAGACATATCGAGAATCCTGCTGAGCATGTGTAGTTTCATCATCACTCTAGCTTGTTTCTGATTGGAGGAATTGAATGTGTTACAACTGCCCCCTGATACAACTGAGATAGAGGGTATGGGAAAGGTCCATGAGCCAGAACTCGAACTCGAACTCTGGACGCCCGAAGAGCAACAACAATATATGTTGGCACACTGCCCGTGGCTATCGGCACTGACACAAATTGCTATTGTTGGTAAGATGATCCAAAAGCTCCGCTGGCACTGGCAGACATGGAGACCAGCCCAGGAGTCATAATCAGAGTTCATTAGGAAGATGGGTGTGTGAATACTGCATTTTTAGACGAGGAACATGGGTTCATGCAACATCCTTTTGTGTCAACACACAATGAGCTTTTGTTTGAAATAACTCAAGCAGgattactgtacattattgtgtaaaattctttaaaaaaaagaaaaaagtgttgGCTCAGGAGCTTTTCAGCAGTTTTTGATCATCTGTGATATAAAACAGTAGTTTTTCTGCATACAATTCAGTCTGAATCGGGTGTGTTTAAAGATCTCTGTACCCAGATTTGTATATCTATATATCATATGTGGAGAAGAATGATAATGCTATCCTaaattaggctattgtagaaaTCTCTTGAGATGCACTAGTGCACCCTTTAACCTGGAATCTTTTGGGACTTTGGGAACAGGCTGGGAAAGATACAATGTTAGGATTCATAAGACCCTTCAGTGTGTGATCAAGCGCAGTGGCCCAAGAGAAGGACTCTCTGGGGGTGACCACTTCATGTCTCCATGTCTGGAGACTCCTTCTTTGGAAGGAAAATCACAAATCATTTTATAGCCTGCACTTAAGCTATATCACACTTAGGCCAAGTTGTTTACtgatagttttaatatttaatatcaaaGCAATATTATGAGCAATAGTATTTAATACATCCATGCAGTTAACATTAAAGGgatgtttaaaatttaaattttacacccatgtcattccaaacccgtaaaagtgGAGAGAATGTTttgaggtttggaatgacatggggttaagtaattaatgactacatttggggtggagtaaccctttaagttttGAGTAGTTTACAGAATATTTTCCATTTCTTAGTCTGTTCTTTCTAAACATCATCAAAAATAGTTTAAAACGCAACCACAACATCACACGTCAGGTGttttgttactgaatgaatcagtgtttgtgaatgattcattgaaaaATCCCCACATTGCACAGAGTGACCAGAATTAACAGTTGCATCTAACAGTTTAATAAGGGAAAATAAAGGACAGGGAGAAAGACATAGAGTTTATATAAAGATTCCTGTTCTAGCTGCTGGTATTCTCTCATGACAATACTTGTTTGGTGTGAGCTGACAGATGTCCTAACAGATATCTTCAACACCTCACTGAGCCTGGCAGTGGTCCCCACATCTCAAATCCACAGCAATCACACCGGTACCAAAGAAAGCACCTGTGTCCTGTCTAGATGACTACTGTCCCACAGCACTGACTCAAATCATGATGAAGTTCTTTGATAGTTTAGTCATGCACAACATCAAAACCAGCTTCCCTAACACTTGATCCACTCCAGTTTGTATACGGTCAAAACCGCTCTACAGACGATGCAATTTCCTCCACCCTCCACCTGGCTCTTACCCACCTAGAAAATTAAAATCCATATTTTAGAATGGTGTTCActgacttcagctcagcattcaacacaataatcCCACAACAGCTCATTAAGAAACTAAACTTGCTGGGCCTAAACTCCCTTCTGTAACTGGATCCTTTCTAACTGGAAGACCTCAGCCAGTCCGCGTCGGCCACAACACCTCGGGCACTaccacactgagcacaggtgctccacaaggctgtgtgctcagCATGCTGCTCTTCACACTGCTGGCACACGATTGCACTGCCAAGTTCCGCTCCAACCACATCATcttgtttgcagatgacacaactgTGGTAGGCTTCAACAGCAACAGCGATGAAACGCACTACAGTGAAGGAAGTGGCATACAGTAGCTGGCTGAATGGTGTGCCACTAACAATCTATCCCTCTATGTAAGACAAAGGAGGTTgtgatggacttcaggagaaactctGTTGACCACCCCCCACTGACCAGCACTAAATTCCTGGGGGTGCACATCACAGTGGATCTCACCTGGACCACCAACACCATGTCAATCTCCAAGAAGGCACAAAAGGCCAAAAAAGACTCAGTAATGTCTGTTTACATGCTCATGCACTACAAATCGTGCACTGTTCCCCATCCAGCTGCTTGACTTACagtgtttctctttgcacatgtacagtattatgtgaagcattcatatagcctatattttttttagattatgtataagcaaacctttatatatatatatacatagtatatgtatagtcaaaatctgtcagtaagttagttgtgtataggtacagtatttattattattagtatttagtgtttctgtggctcagtggtagagcattgcgcaaCACCAAAGGTTGTAAGTTTGATTTTCAGGGAACACATTGtaaaggtaaacatttatatatactatgtacatgtatattcatagtcaaaatctgtcagtaatttagatgtgtataggtttatactgttttacctcattgttgtatgtctgtatttatgtagcaccgtggTCCTGTGAGGTGTACGATATTTCGTTCCACTGTATGTAGCATGTACAGTGGAACGACAAAGAATGACATTAAAGCTCAACTTGACTTGATTATCATTAGGCCGCAATAGGATGTTACAGTAACATCTTTATTTATTACACAAACTCTGTTGACGACATTATCTTTACAGACCTCTTATAATCAGGGATCTGTATGTGCAAACAGGTTATTTGACAACAGCCTTTCGTGTGCAGCTGAGTAATTGCTATTTATTGATGTGCTAGGGGAAAATCTGTCCACGTTGCTGTTTCTGTGGCACTGTACTGATCATCTGATCTCATACAGATGTACGCTATTTATGAGGCAGAAAGAACTGGAACAAAACTCAAGCAAAGGGCTGATGTGAAATCACATTTCATGAATTGTGCCAGAGCATTACAATATATTCTTGTTGCAAAAGAGTGATCTTTAATTTAGATAATCTTTCCACAAATACGAATCAAATAAGgcagcaaaaatatttttagtttaaataaatggtCAGTGAAATGAGGTGTTTAACCTTCAGGAAATGTTAACTTGTGCAATTTTCTGTTAATTTTATGAGATTTGCTAATTTTGCAACCCTTTTACCAACTTTGTCTTAATACAGTTATTATGAAAGGTTGCGGTCAGTAAggccaaaataaaacttttagtGAACAGGTATTCAGTGGGCTTACAATTGGCTACTTTTATGCTAGGCTACATTTATATGAGATATACAACTTATCTAATAGTTCTCAAAACAAAAACCATGGGAAGTGTGCCCATGAAaaccatgtgtacaatgaaatccAAAATAATGGGAAgcaaacatttatcatttttgtgGAAAGTACCTCACAGAAAACCACAGAGTCAAACAGTAACACTGCTTAAAACTTTTCATAGAGCCTACAAAATATCCAACCAAAATACACGGCATGAGTTGCAGAGCTGCCTGTATATGCTGACTAACATTCAATTAACATGCTCACCCAGTTCCCAGGTAGATATCAACTAACAAATCAGttgtctgtgtgtatttgtgcatgtaGAAGTTTGGGTTTATGTTTGTGTTGCAGTGCAGATGCTGAGTGAGTGAAGCAAACAATCAGCAAGTGCTCCCAGTCTCATTGCAAACCATCTTTTTAAATTCATAGATTTGAATTAAAGAAGCACACAGGATGTAGAATTGTaattcaaatttgtatttttgaaagTAGAATTAAAATGGAAGTGCAGTTCAGCCATCTTACACACACTGCTCTAAATGAATTCAATAATGTTTACCTCATGGACCGTGGCGGACGAACATTTGTTAACTCCAacctaatatataaatataccatATAATCAACAGAAatgtttcagtatttattttataatgttatctTGCAAATTGTAATGGACATTTTGTGTGTCTGTATGACAAcgataaaatagttttaatttctgTGTTAATTGTTGAGGTTATTGAACTTCTCTAAACAGTTTTCCAATCCAATTCAACATCCTGTAAAAAATTCCAACTCTTAATTTTTACATtaagactgaaaaaaaacaactaaaataacTGATCAATCATTTTTGATGCTCtttaatatgtttacattatCATTACAGTCATTACAATATCAAATATACACAGTTCTGAGCTGCTTCAGCTCCACAATAATGTCATGTccataaaaaagcaaaaagatctactttgtatttcatattttagcCCATCATTGTTTTGAAGCAGCAATAAATAATTAGAATCCACAAATTTTTAGGAAACCTCTGTGAGTTCATCTGTACCTTGTAGGTACAGAGTTGATTCAACATGAAGTGGCGAGGATGGATCCTTCCCATCAGTAATGTCAAGTACGGTATGCTTCCTGCATGCAACATCCTCATTATTCCCAGTGAGCGGTGACTCTGGATGCCTCAGTCCCAGATGTCTGTGAGCTTTAGTGAGGTCCATAGGCTGGTTGTCTAATACAGCACTTTCACAGCTGCTGGTGGTGCTGCTCTGTTCGGTGTAGAGGTCTCGCAGCAGGCCGTTGACTTTAATCCGGAGCGAATCCGCCACACTTGTTCGGGCTGAGGTACGGGTGCTTCCTTTGCAAGAAAGAGGCTCTTGTCTACCCAAAATGTGATAGCGGACGATCTTCCGAAAAGTGTATCTGAATTCACGTATGCGGTAGGCGTAAATGAACGGGTTCACGACTGAGTTTGCGTGCGAGAGAATTATAGCCAGGTACATGACAAGAATTGGCGGCCGTGCACACTTTGGACAAAACAGAGTGAAACAGTTGATGATGTGCAGCGGCAACCAGCAAACCGCGAACAGGCCAACGATAATCGCCAGAGATTTTGCGGCGTGGACCTCTTTCTGCAGGGTGGAGCGGGACTTGAGCTCATAGGGTACGGCTTTGGACTCAATGCATTTGAGTTGGTGGCGTGCGGCCATGAAGATCCGTAGGTAAATGGCCAGCATGAGGAGCAATGGCACCAGCACGCAGGCGAAGAAGTTGAAGTAAACCATGTAGTCCATAACCACCACCTGCTCAAACAAACACTCCATCATACCGGGTGGACAGGTGCTGTTGAGGGCCTCTTCTGAGCGGGCTTTGTGCCAGCCTAACATGGGTGTTAGACCGATGATAACCGACAGAACCCAGCAGATCGCTATGATGCCTCTGGCACGCTGCCCGGTTACTAGGCTGTTGTAtctggaagagagagagataatcgTGTTTTTCAAATTCCCCGGCCATAAGTGTTTGTTCCAGTTTGTCTAGACTGCACATCTAAAAGGTCCAAAGTACTTACAAAAGTAAGCAAATGACAGCATGGCTAGAAACCTAGACATCTCTTTAAAAGTGTGCGCACATCATGCtggaattatttaaatatgaatttccAATAAGTAATAATCCTTAATAATCCTTTGCATCTGTCAAACTGTATCTCATAATTTCTAATAACTGTGACCCTTATATTTATAGCTCTCACAATTCTCTttgtatataaaatttaatttcttgcaattttattttaatgactttatatttttttcataaattgagACACACAATTgattttatatcttacaattgtcATTTTGTTTCTTGCAATTTTATTTGCAACTAgttctcacattttttttaatttcttagattaaaaaaaatacattttataaattgttCTAACAATTCTGGCTTTGaatcttttttcataatttcacagTTGCATCTAACTTACATAATTGTGACTTTGCAAAAATCTCACAATGTAATTCAATGTAAGGTATctaataattcataaattaatcTCATAATTACATAAGTCTAAAACTGGGTTCTATTTACTTGACCATTGTGATGGCATATAAAAACAGTTTGTACACTAGagtgtttctttatttctttccccTATTATTTTTATCATAGAAATTAATACTATTATAACTCAAAGTGAAATCTCGTAAAATCTAATTATGGTCATTTAGATACAACGTGAACATAAGAACAACCCTGATGCAACCACAGTGCTAATGATCCTAGCATTCATTCACAGTATTTCCAGCAAATTCTCCCATTGGAGCAATTAGGAAGAAAGAATGTGCTCAGAAATGTCAGTGTTTGGAACTGAAATCTATTTTGAGCATCTCTTTCTGGGCCAGTGTGGGAGAACAGCTGAGTTCCTTGGCCTCTATTTGTCTCATTCTCCAGATGTGGAAGTTCAGTGAGCCACACAGAGAAAATATCCCCGTCCCCCCACCCAAAACCTGCTGACAGGACGTGGACGCACATGCAGTCTTCTCATTGTAACCAGTTGAACTGACCATTCCAAAACACAAGAGATAATATCCAACATTACCCCAGTCTCCATTAACATGTTAGCTGCTCATCCTGAACAGTGCTAACTGGTTTATTATGAAGTGCAAAGAGGTTATGCAACAAAACTGGCATCTGATAAAAGACTTATGACAGAAAACTTGCTAAAGAAATCTAAACATTCCAGAGTAAATCAGATTTATGAGAGTTTACGCTCAAAGACAGCCTCAAAATCAAGAGTTTAGGCCCTGCTATGTTCTTAAATcattttcaccccaaaatagCCAAGAGATACAGTGTTAAAAA
Proteins encoded:
- the LOC113107488 gene encoding adenosine receptor A2b-like isoform X1, which encodes MLNDVFDVSYMILELLIALLSVLGNVLVCWAVGLNSNLQSITNFFVVSLAVADIAVGVLAIPFSIVISTGFCASFYGCLFIACFVLVLTQSSIFSLLAIAIDRYIAIKIPLRYNSLVTGQRARGIIAICWVLSVIIGLTPMLGWHKARSEEALNSTCPPGMMECLFEQVVVMDYMVYFNFFACVLVPLLLMLAIYLRIFMAARHQLKCIESKAVPYELKSRSTLQKEVHAAKSLAIIVGLFAVCWLPLHIINCFTLFCPKCARPPILVMYLAIILSHANSVVNPFIYAYRIREFRYTFRKIVRYHILGRQEPLSCKGSTRTSARTSVADSLRIKVNGLLRDLYTEQSSTTSSCESAVLDNQPMDLTKAHRHLGLRHPESPLTGNNEDVACRKHTVLDITDGKDPSSPLHVESTLYLQGTDELTEVS